A region of Cellulophaga sp. RHA19 DNA encodes the following proteins:
- a CDS encoding PorP/SprF family type IX secretion system membrane protein, with amino-acid sequence MRKLIVSIVLVFLAVQNSSAQQDAQYTQYMYNTIAINPAYAGSRGVFSIAALHRSQWVGLDGAPTTQTLNFNTPVSRRVGLGLSVVHDEIGNGTNQDTYVDAAFSYTVPTSDLGKLSFGLKAGGHFLNLDFSKLANYRQESTPTGYNDIDKKFSPNFGAGIYYHTNKFYAGLSVPNFLETEHFDNSGGQNSSFVAVERMNWYLITGYVFELNRDLKLKPAALIKAVKGAPLQADLSATFLLRDKFSFGAAYRWDAALSALVGFQLSEQLMLGLAYDKETTDLGNTSFNDGSFEVFLRYELKSRYKKVITPRFF; translated from the coding sequence ATGAGAAAATTAATAGTTAGTATTGTTTTAGTTTTTCTTGCTGTGCAAAACTCTTCTGCACAACAAGATGCTCAATACACTCAATATATGTATAATACTATTGCCATTAACCCTGCTTACGCAGGGTCTAGAGGCGTATTTAGTATTGCTGCCTTGCATAGATCGCAATGGGTAGGACTAGACGGTGCGCCCACAACACAAACCCTTAACTTTAACACTCCTGTTTCTAGAAGAGTCGGACTTGGACTATCGGTTGTACACGATGAAATTGGGAATGGTACAAATCAAGATACTTATGTAGATGCTGCCTTCTCATACACTGTTCCCACTAGCGATCTAGGCAAACTATCTTTTGGACTTAAAGCGGGTGGACATTTTTTAAACCTTGACTTTTCTAAACTTGCAAACTACAGACAAGAGTCTACTCCTACTGGATATAATGATATTGATAAAAAATTCTCTCCCAATTTTGGAGCGGGTATTTATTATCATACAAATAAATTCTATGCAGGACTATCTGTGCCTAACTTTTTAGAAACTGAACATTTTGATAATTCTGGTGGACAAAACAGCTCTTTTGTTGCTGTCGAACGTATGAACTGGTATTTAATTACGGGTTATGTGTTTGAGCTAAATAGAGACTTAAAACTTAAACCAGCAGCGCTTATTAAAGCTGTTAAAGGGGCGCCTTTACAGGCAGATTTATCTGCTACTTTTTTACTTAGAGATAAGTTTAGCTTTGGAGCCGCTTATCGTTGGGATGCTGCCCTAAGTGCCCTGGTTGGATTTCAACTTAGCGAGCAACTTATGTTAGGACTTGCCTACGATAAAGAAACTACTGATCTTGGAAACACTTCTTTTAATGATGGGTCTTTTGAGGTATTTTTAAGATACGAACTTAAGTCTAGATACAAAAAAGTAATTACCCCTAGATTCTTCTAA